Genomic DNA from Phyllostomus discolor isolate MPI-MPIP mPhyDis1 chromosome 12, mPhyDis1.pri.v3, whole genome shotgun sequence:
AGGACGGACCCTCGGACCCTCGGCTCCCAGGCTTGCCCCTTAAGGAAGTAAATGTCCTTTCAGGCTCCAGCCGGGTCAggacccagcccagcccctcccccgccccttgtCCCCTTAAAATACCCGGGATCCCTATGGCAACTAGCGCGGGGCGACAGGTGCTGGTGTTATTTACGGGTCGAGCCCGAAATAgccgggagggtgggggtgggcgccCGGGGGCGAGGCCGCCTCAAGCGCAGCACAGGTCCGGCGGCTCAGCAGCAGGCGGTGCGGAGCCCAGGGTTCGGAGGATCGCGGAGCTGGGGCCGGCGCGGCAcccaggcaggagggagagaggggtccCTGCCCAGGAGCCCGGGGTGGGAGGCCTGCGGGAGGCGCCCGGCCTGGTGCTGAGCCTGGAGTCGTCCCGGCCGGGCAGGCCCTGGGAGCCCGGGGGAGGGAGAGCCCGGTGATCCCGAGGGATCACAGAGTCTCTTCGAGGTCCCTGCTGTCATTGGAACGGCGGAGGGtctctgtctccatttcctgAGCCGCAGAGCAGAGCGCAGCCTATCTGAGCCCCCGTGGGGACCccaggtcccccccaccccccgcaccagCCTGGGGGAGCCCTCAGCCCCTTTCTCTGGACTCCGCCGTGTCCCTCAGCCATCGGTCCCCTGTCTCAGGTCCAGTGCAGACCTCTGATCTCTGTTCTCTGAATTCCAGCAggtccccagccccccccccccccgcccccttttccGAGCCCCAGCCAAGACTCTGCTATTTCCTTCTGTGAATGCTGGGGGTGGCCTCCTGTCTGTGTGAGACCCAGAAGAAGTTCGGATCTCCCTCCTAAACCCCCGAGGGGACCCAACTCCTACCTCCTCAGACTCTGAGCCCCAAAGAAGCCAGGAGGTGCTTCCTTTCAAACGCACGGAGGACCTCAGCTTCCTCTCCTGGGTGCCTCGAACTCTGAGCCCAGTGGGGACCCGGAACAGCCCCTCAGAGCTTCGGGTGACCCCCCCACCACCTGTGGAACCCTCAGGCCCCCCCTCCTTGGCACCCAAGTTCTAGCTCGGACCTCAGGGGACCCTGATTTTCCCCTGGGTTCTCTCCTCTTTGCTGAGTTTCTGTGGATACCTCAGGCCCTTTGCTGAACCTCAGCAGGTTCCCCAGCGCCCGGGGGCGGCcggatcttgttttttttttttttccttttttctttttctttttttttctttcttcctcttctgagaTCCAGAGGCACCCTCGGCTTTCCCGTGTGAGGTTCCAGGGAGATtcagaaattccttttttttatagTCCAGTGGAAGCAGCTCCTCACCCGCTTCgagcccccaggcctcccccacccccgccccctcccagccctctcgGTTCCGCTTTCTCCACATCGTATGATGATGTGGTCCAACTTCCTAATGCAAGAAGAGAACCGGCGGCGGGCCGAGGCCGGGCGGCGGGGGCGCGGGCAGGGCCTTTCGGGGCTGTCGCCGGAGCAGGAGGGGAAGGTGaagctggtgctgctgctgacCGCGGTGGGTGCCACGCTGGCCGTGCTGGCCGTGGGCACCGAGTTCTGGGTGGAGCTCAACACCTTCAAGGCCAACGGCAGCGCCGTGTGCGACGCCGCGCACCTGGGGCTGTGGAAGATGTGCACCAAGCGACTGTGGCAGGCGGACGTGCCCGCAGGCAGGGAGACGTGCGGCCCCGCGGAGCTGCCCGGAGGTAAGGCTGCCCCCAGGCGCGGACCCCAGACGGCGAGAGAGCCGCGGTGGGAGAAAACAGTACCCCAGAGACAGCCTGAGCCCCAGGGAGGGAGCTTGCACCCTGGCGGTCAGCCCGAAACCACATCACCCTGTGCTCCCCAGCGGCCTCTGTCCCTGGCACAGACTCTGTAGAGAAAGTCTGTACCCCAAACTAGTGTGTGCTCCAAGACCAGCATGCACCCCCAGACTAGCTTGTTCCCCAAGCCAGCTTCTTCCCCCAGACCAGCCTATGACCTCCAAAGCTCCTGCACCCCAAGTGTAGCCTGTGAACCCAGACATGTCTGTGTCCCCAGGCCAGTCTGCACCCCCTGAGAGCGCTCAGAGACAACTTGTGCCCCCACACATGGCCCAGGTCCTGACACCCAGCCTGTGACTCCAGACACAGCTGGTGTCCTCAGACATCCTGGGTCCCCCAGAAAtgcccacacccctctcccctcagacACCCTGTGcccctagagagagagagagtctgggTTCTTGGTGTCAGCTTGCTCTTCCCACTCCCAAGACAGCCTGCACCCCCATCCTTGGAAGACAGACCGTCTTGACCCCCATCCCCAAGTAGAATCCATGCCTGTTCCCACCGACTGATTCCACTGAAGTGGAGTTCTCACCACACACCTCCCAACACCCCAGGGTAGCTCCTCAGCTTCCAGGGAAATGATCTCTTTTGTGTCCCATCCTCTTACCTCCAAATGCCCGGATGGTGTACATCACCCTGCTCATTTTCTCTTACAGACACCCCACACCCTCACTTCCCCACAGAGTGGCTCTTTACCCCTAACTATGCCAGGGAGCCATCCCCTGCCTCTCACTTTTCCCAACAGGGCACACACACCATGCCCTTTGCTTATACCAGGGGGACACCCTACCTGCCTTGGGCATCAACTCTCATGCCACCTTCACTGACTGGAGGAGGCTACCTGACTCCCCTCATCACCCATATGGATCTCCATCACTCTTTACTCTCCAAAGGCCATCCTATAACTTCCATACCCCCTCAAAGATCTCCTATCCCTCTGGGCTCTGGTAggacctccttccttccttccttctttacttcCCCAAGTGTGGAATCCTACATCCATGGGATCCCAAATAGGATGAGCTGAGGCCTTAGTAGCAAAGTGGGATGTGAAGCACCCCTGTTGTCTGAGGTACCCACCCACTCAGATTACACTTCACTTCTGCAGGTGGGCTACTCCCTGCCCTTCAGATCCTCAGGCAGGAACTTTCCAAACTTTTGTCAAATGGGATGCCCCATAATATAAATATTAGATGTTTATGTAGGGCCTGGCTCTCTTCTAGGTACCTGGCATGCAAGTGACTGTAGATGCAGCCTGCCTTCTCATACGGGGTTCGAACCCTGGTCATCTCTGTTCTTAGCTACTACACTACGTTGTATCTCACTGGTCGGCAAAGATGTCCCAAAGGTTCCCACGGCACTGGAGGCGATGTCCCACCCACCACATTGCATATGATGGGGTCCCCCACAGCTCTTGCTGTCCTCTGATGGGTCAGAAAGGACTTCAACTTCATTACAAGACCATTACCATCCTCTCATTCAGAGGATATCTCACCTCTTTCATTATTTCAGAAATATCCCACACATCCCACTGCCTGTCAAAGGGCATGCCAAGGGGCTGCAAAGGGGTGACTTCTAAACTACTCTTTTCCAAATGGGATGTGCCATATCCTTTGGGGTCAGAGACAAGATGTCTTAGATTATTAGTAGCCAAAATGGGATGTCAGACATCTCACACTGCCCTGGAATGATGATGCACCACACCCACTAGAGGGGACTTCCCAGTTCCCTCATGTCTGTAGGTCACGTCCCCCCATTAACTGCTACAATAGGGTTCTCTCTCCTGTGTTATGTGAAGCATAAGTCCTGTCCCTGCTTCTGAAGAGACATCTCatgtcctcctccttcccttaGGCCACCAGGTGGAGTGTCCTGCCTCACTTGGCTCAGTTTGTctcttgtcatttttctcttctgtagaATGGGGCAATGAGAATTACTCATGGGATTGCTGTGTGGATGAATGAGTTAATGCATGCCAAGTGCCTGGAACAGAGCCGGGCACTACCTAAGCATCCAATATATATAATACCTGCACATTCTCATTGCGAATACCTTCAGTTTGGAAAGTTCCTTCCCATTCCCCCAGACTGCCTGGCccctcttctatttctttcacccCTCTtgttctctacctctctcctccctttccatGCCTAACTCTATGTAGAATAAGAAAGTTGAAAGAGATGAATTCTGTGGGAAGTTCTGGCTTTAAAATGCAGCTTggaaggtgtattctttttttttttttaagttcagggTTTCttggactcatctaagaaaaagttGGGTGAATCATATTCTTCAATCTATGTCACAAAGTCATTAACAGCTTTCGCAAGATCCTTCTTCTGCtctatttaacattatttttcttttgtttcatctctttccAACTCATCTCTTTAATgggtttgttttgtctttccacTTGGAAAATATGTGATGTTATTTTACACCTGTAggtgttttaatttacataaattatatcaAGATAtagatttttcctgtttttttaaaaatattttttcttaatactgTGTTTCTCAACTCTCTCTAGGTTGCTTTCTGTTAGTCTTCTGGCTCCCTgttattgtaaatacatatgttcCTGCGTATAGTTTTTGTCTGTATGTATCCCCAGAAGTAAAATGGCTGGTTGTAGggtataaatgtaccacactttaTAAAGTCTGTCAGCATGATTTCCAAAAAGACTAGCACAGGCATGCCTCAAAGATATCATGGATTCTGTTctagaccactgcaataaagccaGTCACACAAAATGATTGGTTTCCCATACACATAAAATGTGtgtttacactatactgtagtctatAAGTGTgtaatagcattatgtctaaaacaatgtacatatcttaatttaaaaagactCTATTGCTAAAAAAATGTTagccatcatctgagccttcagtgagttgtaattttttttttttgcctgtggagAGTCTCACCTCGATGTTGGTGAAAACACAGTATCTTCAAAGcataataaaacaaagtatgCCTGTACCAGTTCACACTCCCAGCTGTTTCCTCTTATCCTTCCAATGCTTGATGTTATCCTTTTAATATTTGCCAATCTAATTGCTCTTAAGTGACATTCCCCTGCTGACTCGAGTTGCATTTCTGTGATCCCTGGTGAGGTGGAGCATCTCTTCACATACTTGTGAGTCATCCAGGCTTCCTCTTCTATCAATTGactattcatatcctttgcccattttcgaTTGGGTTACCTCTCTTTTCTGGCCTGAGGGATTCCTTTGTGTATTCTAGCCAGGAATCCTTTCTGTGATAAGAATTTCTTCTGTTAACCTTCCATTGCCTGGATCTTGGCGTCCTTTGGTGAATAAAGCAATTATCCATTTCTAACCTCACTTGACTCTCAACGAACCCATATGATGGAGCCAAGAAAGAGACTATTATCTCATTTCATAGAGGAAGATTCAGAAGTCCCCAAGAGGTCTATAGCCCACTCAAAGCTACAGATCTGGACCTCAAAACTGCATTGGAATCCCAGCTCCTGGATAGCCTGTGACAGCAGGTGGCTTCACTGagcatcatttttctcttctgtctatCAGGGATGCTAATGTCATATGTGTAGGTTACTGTGAGCTATGTTTCATGCCCAGTCCTGACATTATATGAGGGACCTCAATGTCCtcacttccctttctctctctctctcactcccacaGAAGCCAACTGCacctattttaaattcttcaccACTGGGGAGAATGCACACATCTTCCAGAGAACCACAAAGAAAGGTGAGAACTTTTCCCCCTGTGGCAGACTGGTGATGGGGATATGCTATGTTAGAGAAATTCTTGGTAGCCCTGTGCTCTTCCCTACTTTGGTCCAGGATGGTCTCAGCTCCTATGTCCTTGGGAGGTCCCACCTTTGGGAAGGTGGTGGCAGTGAAGTCTTGGTTCCCCAGAGCCCAACACTCCTACCCCAGCTCTGCCTTTGCCACATGCTGTGCAACTTCAGTCAAGTCACAGCCCCTCTCTGCAATGGTACTTTAACATCTCATGAACATGTGTCTACCACGTGCTAAGCATGGCACTCGATGTTCCATTTATAAGACCTCCATCCTTGTCACACCCTGCAGGCAGTGGCTTTATCTTAAACCTCCTGATGAGAAAACAGATGTTTCTACAGAATCttctgtgaaaatgaaaatgttctgtgccTGTGCTgaccaatatggtagccactggccccatgtggctgctgagcacttggagtgtggcaggtgtaactgagaaacaactttaaattttatttaatttcaacccatttaaaatgaaaaggccaCATGGAGATAGTGGCAACCATACTAGACAGGGCAGCTCTTAAgacttttccctttctcttctaaTTATAGCTTCTTCATCACCCCAGAACCTCCATATCTCGCCAGTAAGGGAATTGGGATCCTGTCATGAATTGTACCTGATTTAGTTAGATAATGCAGCTCATACACACAGTGTGGtgtccagcacacagtaggtcctcagtaAACGGTGGCTCCTTACGCCTTTCTCTCTCGCCTTGATGTTCAGTGAGTTTACACAAGTCACTGTGCTCCTCTGAGATGGTAAAATAATTGTAGCACACATGTATGAAATGACTGCTGGGTGCCAGGTGCTGCACTGGGCACTGTCCTCCTGTGGTTTCTAGTCCTTGCAACAGCCTGATCCAGtaggcttttttttccccagtaggGATTTTGATCCTGATTTTCTGGCTCAGAGAAGTTCTGTGACTTTACCAGAATCTCCCAGCTGGGAAGTGGCCAGGGAGAATTCAGACTTGAATCATGCTACTGTAGCATACCTTCTCCATTGTCACGTACACCccactgcctcagtttcctcacctgtgaacagacagtgaccagatCATAAGTAATCATTGGTAGTTCTCACCTCCtggttctgtctctgtcctctctttgctctgtgaccttaggcaaataaCTGAGTCTTGGTTCCTTCAACAGTCTAAGTCAATTATTGGCCTGGATGATTTTCTACTTGAAAATTCTTCTCTAGTCTTGaatctcccattttttttctggttctggGTCCCTATCAGGGAGTTCTTCCCACTTCCTCCATCCCATGTTCTccacttctttcccttccctctttgcAGAGGTGAACCTGGCAGCTGCAGTGATAGCAGTGGTAGGCCTGGCAGTCATGGCCCTGGGGTGCCTCTGCATCATCATGGTGCTCAGCAAAGGTGCAGAGTTCCTGCTCCGAGTTGGAGCTGTCTGCTTTGGCCTCTCAGGTAAGGGTTGAGAGCCTGGAGACTGAGGAAATTGCATGCAGGGAGGTGGGATCCCCAAGCACTGTTGCATGCTGGGAGGTGGGATCTCCAGGCACTGTTGCAttctgggctgtgtggtctccAAGAACTGTTGCATGCTGGCAAGTTGGGTATCCAAGTACTGTTGCATGCTGGGAGGAGAGACCTCCAAGTGTGGTTGCTTAATGGGAGGTAGGTCTCCAAGCACTGTTGCATTCTGGGAGGTTAAGACATCTCCAAGCACTGTTGCGTGCTGAGGGGTGGAGATGGCTCCAAACACTGTTGAGTGCTGGGGGCACAAGGGCTATAGTAGGCTCAAATATGAGAGTTCTAAGCTCTGTCTTTGGCTAGGAATTGGAGGGTCTCCAAACTCTCTTTTAGATTTGGACCTGGGGTGTGCAAGGACTGTTGCATTTTTGGAGCTGAGGCTCCAAAGGAAGTGCTACATCTTGTGGAATATAGTTCCCATTGGGTCCAATGTTT
This window encodes:
- the CACNG6 gene encoding voltage-dependent calcium channel gamma-6 subunit, translated to MMMWSNFLMQEENRRRAEAGRRGRGQGLSGLSPEQEGKVKLVLLLTAVGATLAVLAVGTEFWVELNTFKANGSAVCDAAHLGLWKMCTKRLWQADVPAGRETCGPAELPGEANCTYFKFFTTGENAHIFQRTTKKEVNLAAAVIAVVGLAVMALGCLCIIMVLSKGAEFLLRVGAVCFGLSGLLLLVSLEVFRHSVQALLQSVSPEPPPAPALAYEYSWSLGCGVGASLVLLLGGLCFLLLTLPPWPWGSLCPKQGPRAT